From the genome of Streptomyces sp. JH34:
GGGCTGCGGGTCGCCGAAGCGGCCCGCGAGCGACTCGGAGGTGTACTCACCCTCGACGGGGACCTCCGACTCGAAGGTGGTCACCTCGGCGAAGGTCTCTTCGCTCTCGGTGCCCTCGACGGGCGTCTCTGCAGTGGTCTCGGCCACGATTCTCCTCAGATCTTTCTTTGACGTCTTAGGGGGGAGGCCGGAACTACTGCGCGACCTGGGTGATCTCGAACGGGACCGGCTGCTGCGCAGCGTGCGGGTGCTGGTCGCCCGCGTAGACCTTGAGCTTCGAGATCATCTGACGACCCAGGGTGTTCTTGGGGATCATGCCCTTGATGGCCTTCTCGATGGCCTTCTCGGGGTTCTTCGCGAGGAGCTCGTCGTAACGCACCGAGCGGAGACCGCCCGGGAAGCCCGAGTGGCGGTACGCCATCTTCTGGGTCTTCTTGTTGCCGGAGAGGTGAACCTTCTCGGCGTTGATGATGATGACGAAGTCGCCCATGTCCATGTGGGGGGCGTAGATCGCCTTGTGCTTACCGCGGAGGAGGTTCGCAGCCGTGGTGGCCAGACGGCCCAGGACGATGTCCTCGGCGTCGATGATGTGCCACTGGCGAGTGACATCGCCGGGCTTGGGGCTGTACGTACGCACTTCGTAGCCTTCGCTTCTTCAGTGGATGAGGTCCAGACACATGGCACCCCTGAAGCGATCATGCAGCTGGGGCCCGCAAATGCCGGGGACGATGCCCGTATGCGAGCCACTGGTAACTGCTCCAGAGAACCTACGTAAGGGCTCTTCGCGTGAGAACGACGAAGCCGATACGTATAACAAAGACCGAGACTACCCGCCCCGCCCCGGACGGGTCAAAACGCGCCGTCCCTACCGCTTCCGCTCGACCCTCCGCTCGTCCCAGACCGGCTCCGTGGTCTCCCGGACCACCCCGTCGGAGCCGAAGACCAGGTATCGGTCGAAGGACTTCGCGAACCAGCGGTCGTGGGTGACGGCCATGACCGTCCCGTCGTACACCTCGAGGCCCTCCTGCAGGGCCTCGGCCGACTCCAGGTCGAGGTTGTCCGTCGGTTCGTCCAGCAGCAGCGCCGTCGTGCCGGCCAGCTCCAGGAGCAGGATCTGGAAGCGCGCCTGCTGTCCGCCGGACAGCCTCTCGAAGGCCTGGTCGCCCTGGCGCTCCAGTTCGTAGCGCCGCAGCACCGACATCGCGCCGCCACGGTCCTTGGCGTGCTCCGTCCACAGGATCTCGACGAGCGTCTTGCCGAGCAGCTCCGGGTGGGCGTGGGTCTGGGCGAAGTGGCCGGCCACGACCCGCGCGCCGAGCTTCCACTCGCCGGTGTGCTCGACGGGCTCACCCGCCAGCAGCCGCAGGAAGTGCGACTTCCCCGACCCGTTGGAGCCGAGCACCGCGACCCGCTCCCCGTAGTAGACCTCCAGGTCGAACGGCTTCATCAGGCCGGTCAGCTCCAGACCGGTGCACGTCACCGCCCGCACCCCCGTCCGCCCGCCGCGCAGCCGCATCCGGATGTCCTGCTCGCGGGGCGGCTCCGGCGGCGGGCCGGCCTCCTCGAACTTCTTGAAGCGGGTCTGCATCGCGTGGTAGCGGTTCGCCATGTCGGGGCTGTTCGCCGCCTGCTGCCGCATCCGCAGGACCAGCGCCTTCAGCCGCTTGTGCTCCTCCTCCCAGCGCCGCAGGAGTTCCTCGAAGCGCGCGAAGCGTTCCTTGCGGGCCTGGTGGTACGTGCCGAACCCGCCGCCGTGCACCCAGACGTCCGACCCGGCCGGGCCGGGCTCCACGCTGACGATCTTCTCGGCGGCCCGCGAGAGCAGTTCCCGGTCGTGGGAGACGAAGAGCACCGTCTTACGGGTCTCCTTGAGCCTCTCCTCCAGCCACCGCTTGCCGGGGACGTCCAGGTAGTTGTCCGGCTCGTCCAGGAGCAGCACCTCGTCGGGGCCTCGCAGCAGCGCCTCCAGGACCAGCCGCTTCTGCTCGCCCCCGCTGAGCGTGCGCACCTCGCGCCACTGCGCCTTCTCGTAGGGCACGCCGAGTGCGGCCATGGTGCAGACGTCCCACAGCGTCTCGGCCTCGTACCCGCGTGCCTCGGCCCAGTCGCTCAGCGCCTGCGCGTAGGCCATCTGCGCGGCCTCGTCGTCCACGGTGAGAATGCGCTCCTCGGCCGCGTCGACGGCCTTCGCCGCCTCCCTGATCCGGGGCTGGGCCACCGCCACCAGCAGGTCGCGGACGGTCCGCCCGTCCCGTACCGAGCCCACGAACTGGGCCATCACGCCCAGGCCGCCGCTCACCGAGACCGAGCCGCCGTGCGGCTGGATCTCCCCGGAGAGCAGCTTCAGAAGTGTCGTCTTGCCCGCACCGTTCGCGCCCACGAGGGCGACGACCGCACCGTCGGCCACCCGGAAGGAAGCGTCGCCGAGCAGCACCCGTCCGTCCGGTAGGTAGTACTCCAGGTGGCCCGCTTCGAGATGTCCCATGCACAGCATTGTCACGGCAGCCGAACCGTTGGCCCAACCGGATTACGGTCGGTCTAGGATTCGCCGCATGAGCTTTGGGCAAGGGGGGCCCTCCTGGGGGCCGGGAGACAGCCGGACTCCGGACTGGGCGGCACTGGCGGACGCCTCCGCGGCGCGCGGCAGGCGCAGGAAGTGGCTGCTGATCGGCGGCGGCGCGCTGGCCACCGCTGCGGTGGCCGCGATCGTGGCCACCGCCGTGATCACCGCCGACGGTGGCGGCGGGGCCTCGGGACCGGAGAGCGGCGCGAGCAAGCTGCCGGCCCCCGCCGACCTGCCCTCGGAGTCCACACCGGGGCCCTCCTTCTCCTCGGTCGCGCCGCCGCCCCCGCCGGACCCGAAGGACTACATAGCCGACGAGAAGAAGGACACGTCCCCGGTCACCGTGGACGCCTTCTTCCCCGGCAGGAAACTCACGATGGGCGACCGCGTCTACGCCAAGAACGCGACCGCGCGCACGGCCGCCTGCGCCACGACGACCCAGGGCGCCCTCGGCTCGGTCCTCGACGGCAACGGCTGCGACCA
Proteins encoded in this window:
- the rplM gene encoding 50S ribosomal protein L13, giving the protein MRTYSPKPGDVTRQWHIIDAEDIVLGRLATTAANLLRGKHKAIYAPHMDMGDFVIIINAEKVHLSGNKKTQKMAYRHSGFPGGLRSVRYDELLAKNPEKAIEKAIKGMIPKNTLGRQMISKLKVYAGDQHPHAAQQPVPFEITQVAQ
- a CDS encoding ATP-binding cassette domain-containing protein, which produces MLCMGHLEAGHLEYYLPDGRVLLGDASFRVADGAVVALVGANGAGKTTLLKLLSGEIQPHGGSVSVSGGLGVMAQFVGSVRDGRTVRDLLVAVAQPRIREAAKAVDAAEERILTVDDEAAQMAYAQALSDWAEARGYEAETLWDVCTMAALGVPYEKAQWREVRTLSGGEQKRLVLEALLRGPDEVLLLDEPDNYLDVPGKRWLEERLKETRKTVLFVSHDRELLSRAAEKIVSVEPGPAGSDVWVHGGGFGTYHQARKERFARFEELLRRWEEEHKRLKALVLRMRQQAANSPDMANRYHAMQTRFKKFEEAGPPPEPPREQDIRMRLRGGRTGVRAVTCTGLELTGLMKPFDLEVYYGERVAVLGSNGSGKSHFLRLLAGEPVEHTGEWKLGARVVAGHFAQTHAHPELLGKTLVEILWTEHAKDRGGAMSVLRRYELERQGDQAFERLSGGQQARFQILLLELAGTTALLLDEPTDNLDLESAEALQEGLEVYDGTVMAVTHDRWFAKSFDRYLVFGSDGVVRETTEPVWDERRVERKR